The Streptomyces achromogenes DNA segment GACGCCGCGGGGGCGAGGGCGTCCGCCGAGCGCAGCCGCACCAGCAGCGCCAGCGACCGCGACGCCGCGCCCCACGGCACCGTGCACCAGGCCGTCGCCCCGGGCAGGGTGCGCAGCGAAGGGGCGTCGTCCGGATCGGCGGAGGGCCAGGGCGTCACGCACACCACCGTGTGCGGACCGTCCGCGCGGGTCCCGAGTGCGGTGCGCAGCTCCGCCACCGCCATCTCCCGGGGCCAGCCCGGCTGTGCCGTGAGGACCGCCCGCAGCTCCCGGGTGAGATCGGCGCCGTGCCGGGCGTCGTCGGCGAGCAGGGCGCCGATCCGGGCCGTCACCTCCATCGCCGAGGCGAGCTGCGTGTCCGAGGGCCCGGGATCGTCGTCCAGCAGCCAGACGTAGCCGAGGACGACGCCCCGATGCCGTACGGGAAGGCAGACGCGGCCCCGGTGCACCCCGGCCTCCGGGGTGGGCGGGATGCGCACCGGGCCCGTCGCGCGCGTGATGCCGAAGCCCTCGAACCAGGAGCGGACGGCGGCCGTGGAACGCCTGGTCAGGATCGAGCGGGTGCGGACCGGGTCCAGCGCCGACTCGTCGAGCTCGTCCTCGCTCGCGTACGCGCCGAAGGCGAGGAGCTCGAAGTCCCGGTTCTCCAGGGTCGCGGGGGCGCCCAGCAGCTCGGAGAGCTCGTCGACGAGTTCCTGGTAGTCGCCCCGATGGTCCCGGTAATCCGACGTCACCGGGGCATTCTTCCCCATGCGCGACCGCCCTTCATACATCTGTCTGAGATCTGCGGCACGGATGCGTGACAGCTGTCGATGGCCCACGATCGGAGGGATCCTTAGGTTTCACGGTGGTTCTGTCTGCTGGTCTGTGGAGGTGCCCCGTGCTGGGTCCCGTGATTCTCGCCGCGTCGCGCAGCGACCGGATGCGACGCCTGATCTCGGCGGCTCCGGTGACGAAGCAGGTCGTCGACCGTTTCATCCCCGGCGAGACGGTCGACGACGTCGTCCCGATCATCGAAGAGCTCACCGGGCGGGGGCTGGAGCTGACGATGGACGTCGTCGGCGAGGACATCACCACGCCCGAGCAGGCCTTCGCAGCCCGGGACGCCTACCTGGCGCTGGTCGGCCGGCTGGGGGAGCTCGAGCTCGGCGAGCGGGTCGAGATGTCCGTGAAGCTGTCGATGTTCGGCCAGGCGCTGGACGGGGGCCACGAGCTGGCCGTCGCCAACGTCCGTCCGGTCGTCGAGGCCGCCGCCGCCATCGGCACCACCGTCACCCTCGACGCCGAGGACCACACCACCCTCGACTCGATGTTCGCCGTCCACGAGGAACTGCGGAAGGACTTCCCGCAGACCGGCTGCGTCATCCAGGCCTACCTCTTCCGCACCGAGGCCGACGCCCGCCGGCTCGCCGCGAGCGGCAGCCGGGTGCGGCTGGTGAAGGGCGCCTACAAGGAGCCCGCCGAGGTCGCCCACCAGGACCGGCACGAGATCGACAAGGCGTACGTGCGGATCCTGCGGACCCTGATGGAGGGCGAGGGGTACCCGATGATCGGCTCCCACGACCCGCGCCTCATCTCCATCGGGCAGGAGCTCGCGCGCAAGGCCGGCCGCAAGCCCGACGAGTACGAGTTCCAGATGCTGTACGGGATCAGGAGCGACGAGCACTTGCGGCTCGCCGCCGAGGGGCACCGCATGCGCGTCTACACCGCCTACGGCACCGACTGGTACGGCTACTTCATGCGCCGGCTCGCGGAGAAGCCGGCGAACCTGCGCTTCTTCGCGCGCTCGATGGTCAGCAAGGGCTGAGCCCACCCCCGCTCGCAACACGCTCAGTAAGGAGTTACCGACCTCATGGACGCTGTGACCCAGGTCCCCACCCCCGTCAACGAGCCGGTGCACGGCTATGCCCCCGGCTCGCCCGAGCGGGCCCGGCTGGAGGCCAGGCTCAAGGAACTGGCCGACAACCCGATCGACCTGCCCTGCACCATCGGCGGCGAGCGCCGGATGGGCGGCGGGGAGCGTTTCGACGTCGTCCAGCCGCACCACCACAAGTCCCGCCTCGGCACATACGCCAACGCCACCCGGCAGGACGCCCAGGACGCCGTCGACGCGGCCCTCGCCGCCGCGCCCGCCTGGCGCGCGATGTCCTTCGACGACCGTGCCGCGATCATCCTGCGCGCCGCCGAACTGCTGGCCGGCCCCTGGCGGGAGACGCTGGCCGCCTCCACCATGCTCGGCCAGTCGAAGACCGCCCAGCAGGCGGAGATCGACTGCCCCTGCGAGCTCGTCGACTTCTGGCGCTTCAACGTGGCCTACGCCCGCCAGATCCTGGCCGAGCAGCCCCCGGCCAACTCCCCGGGCGTCTGGAACCGTCTCGACCACCGCCCGCTCGAGGGCTTCGTCTACGCGATCACGCCGTTCAACTTCACGGCGATCGCGGGCAATCTGCCGACCGCGCCCGCGCTGATGGGCAACGTGGTCGTCTGGAAGCCGTCGCCGACGCAGACGCACGCCGCCGTGCTGCTGATGCGGCTGCTGGAGGAGGCCGGGCTGCCCAAGGGCGTGATCAACCTGGTCACCGGCGACGGCCTGGAGGTCTCCGAGGTCGCCCTGAACCACCGCGACCTCGCCGGCATCCACTTCACCGGCTCCACCAAGACCTTCCAGCACCTGTGGAAGACGGTCGGCGCCAACATCGAGAAATACCGCACCTACCCGCGTCTGGTCGGCGAGACCGGCGGCAAGGACTTCGTCGTCGCCCACCCGAGCGCCGACCGCGCCGTGCTGAAGACGGCCCTCACCCGGGGCGCCTTCGAGTACCAGGGCCAGAAGTGCAGCGCGACCTCCCGGGCCTACATCCCGGCGTCGATCTGGAACTCCGGCTTCAAGGAGGAGTTCGCGGCCGAGGTCGACGGCCTCACCATGGGCGACGTCACCGACCTGTCCCACTTCATCGGCGCGGTCATCGACGAGCGTTCCTTCGCCAAGAACAAGGCGGCCATCGACCGCGCCGAGGCGGACCCGGCCTGCACGATCGTCGCGGGCGGTACCTACGACGACTCGGTGGGCTGGTTCGTGCGCCCGACCGTCGTCGAGTGCACCGACCCGGAGAACGAGGTCTTCACCACCGAGTACTTCGGCCCGTTCCTCGCCGTGCACGTCTACGACGACAGTTCGGCCGAGGCGTACGACGCCATGCTGACCCAGATGGAGTCGGTCTCGGACTACGCGCTCACCGGCTCGGTCATCGCCAACGACCGCGCCGCCGCCGCGTACACGATGGAGAAGCTGCGCTACGCGGCCGGCAACTTCTACATCAACGACAAGTCGACCGGCGCCGTCGTCGGGCAGCAGCCCTTCGGGGGCGGCCGGGCCTCCGGCACCGACGACAAGGCCGGCGCCCCGCAGAACCTGATGCGCTGGACGCTGACCCGCGCCATCAAGGAGACGCTGGTCCCGCCGACCGACCACACCTACCCGCACATGGGCT contains these protein-coding regions:
- a CDS encoding PucR family transcriptional regulator, whose protein sequence is MGKNAPVTSDYRDHRGDYQELVDELSELLGAPATLENRDFELLAFGAYASEDELDESALDPVRTRSILTRRSTAAVRSWFEGFGITRATGPVRIPPTPEAGVHRGRVCLPVRHRGVVLGYVWLLDDDPGPSDTQLASAMEVTARIGALLADDARHGADLTRELRAVLTAQPGWPREMAVAELRTALGTRADGPHTVVCVTPWPSADPDDAPSLRTLPGATAWCTVPWGAASRSLALLVRLRSADALAPAASAAARLRERAPEAAAGVAAGRVGLAELGAAWEEASASARAALAEPRLGPVALWASIGPYRLLTSLPPASAQDPAVRALTSPAHHELARTAEVYLDCAGQAGRTAAELGIHRQTLYYRLSRVEQLTGLDLDDGEDRLLLHMTLKASRL
- a CDS encoding proline dehydrogenase family protein; the encoded protein is MLGPVILAASRSDRMRRLISAAPVTKQVVDRFIPGETVDDVVPIIEELTGRGLELTMDVVGEDITTPEQAFAARDAYLALVGRLGELELGERVEMSVKLSMFGQALDGGHELAVANVRPVVEAAAAIGTTVTLDAEDHTTLDSMFAVHEELRKDFPQTGCVIQAYLFRTEADARRLAASGSRVRLVKGAYKEPAEVAHQDRHEIDKAYVRILRTLMEGEGYPMIGSHDPRLISIGQELARKAGRKPDEYEFQMLYGIRSDEHLRLAAEGHRMRVYTAYGTDWYGYFMRRLAEKPANLRFFARSMVSKG
- the pruA gene encoding L-glutamate gamma-semialdehyde dehydrogenase produces the protein MDAVTQVPTPVNEPVHGYAPGSPERARLEARLKELADNPIDLPCTIGGERRMGGGERFDVVQPHHHKSRLGTYANATRQDAQDAVDAALAAAPAWRAMSFDDRAAIILRAAELLAGPWRETLAASTMLGQSKTAQQAEIDCPCELVDFWRFNVAYARQILAEQPPANSPGVWNRLDHRPLEGFVYAITPFNFTAIAGNLPTAPALMGNVVVWKPSPTQTHAAVLLMRLLEEAGLPKGVINLVTGDGLEVSEVALNHRDLAGIHFTGSTKTFQHLWKTVGANIEKYRTYPRLVGETGGKDFVVAHPSADRAVLKTALTRGAFEYQGQKCSATSRAYIPASIWNSGFKEEFAAEVDGLTMGDVTDLSHFIGAVIDERSFAKNKAAIDRAEADPACTIVAGGTYDDSVGWFVRPTVVECTDPENEVFTTEYFGPFLAVHVYDDSSAEAYDAMLTQMESVSDYALTGSVIANDRAAAAYTMEKLRYAAGNFYINDKSTGAVVGQQPFGGGRASGTDDKAGAPQNLMRWTLTRAIKETLVPPTDHTYPHMG